Proteins from a genomic interval of Sparus aurata chromosome 21, fSpaAur1.1, whole genome shotgun sequence:
- the LOC115573039 gene encoding tripartite motif-containing protein 16-like, whose product MAQQNHQLDREKFCCSVCLDLLKDPVTIPCGHSYCMNCIQSHWDTEDEKKTHSCPQCRQSFTPRPVLVKNTMLADLVEELKKTGLQAAPADLCYAGNEDVACDVCTGRKRKAVKSCLSCPASYCEKHLQHHYEAAPLKKHKLVEPSEKLQENICSRHDEMMKIFCRTDQQCICILCTMDEHKGHDTVSAAAERTERQRELEGSRHNIQQRIQDREEDVKLLQQEVEAINGSADKAVEHSEKIFTQLIRLMEERRSDVKQQVRSQQETEVSRVKELQEKLEQEITELKRKDAELKKLSHTEDHNQFLHNYPSLSALSESTHSSSIKIRPLKYFEDVTAAVSELRDKLQDVLRETWTNISLTVTQVDVLLSEPQPEPETRAGFLRYSREITLDPNTAYRQLLLSEGNRKVTYNSQPQSFFSHPDRFTDYYQVLSRESLTGRCYWEVEWRGGVNVAVAYKNISRAEIVSVFGRNDKSWSLCCNNHSYKFYHNNVQTPVSGPRSSRVGVYLDHSAGILSFYSVSETMTLLHRVQTTFTQPLYAGLHVNCGSIAEFSKVK is encoded by the coding sequence ATGGCGCAGCAAAACCATCAGCTGGACCGAGAAAAGTTCTGCTGTTCCGTCTGTTTGGATCttctgaaggatccggtgactattccctgtggacacagctactgcatgaactgtattcaatcccactgggacacagaggatgagaagaaaacccacagctgccctcagtgtaggCAGAGCTTCACACCTAGGCCTGTCCtggtgaaaaacaccatgttagcagatttagtggaggagctgaagaagactggactccaagctgctcctgctgatctctgctatgctggaaatgaagatgtggcctgtgatgtctgcactgggaggaaacggAAAGCTGTCAAGTCATGTTTATCCTGTCCTGcatcttactgtgagaaacacctccagcatCATTATGAAGCAGctcctttaaagaaacacaagctggtggagccgtcagagaagctccaggagaacatctgctctcgtcatgatgagatgatgaagattttctgtcgtactgatcagcagtgtatctgtatTTTGTGCACcatggacgaacataaaggccacgacacagtgtcagctgcagcagagaggactgagaggcagagagagctggaggggagtcgacacaacatccagcagagaatccaggacagagaggaagatgtgaagctgcttcaacaggaggtggaggccatcaatggctctgctgataaagcagtggagcacagtgagaagatcttcacccagctgatccgtctcatggaggaaagacgctctgatgtgaagcagcaggtcagatcccagcaggaaactgaagtgagtcgagtcaaagagcttcaggagaagctggagcaggagatcactgagctgaagaggaaagacgctgagctgaagaagctctcacacacagaggatcacaaccagtttctacacaactacccctcactgtcagcactcagtgagtctacacactcatccagcatcaagatccgtcctctcaagtactttgaggatgtgacagcagctgtgtcagagctcagagacaaactacaggacgtcctgagagagacatggaccaacatctcactgacagtgactcaagtggatgttttactgtcagaaccacaaccagagcccgagaccagagctggattcttaagatattcacgtgaaatcacactggatccaaacacagcatacagacagctgttattatctgaggggaacagaaaagtaacATACAACAGTCAACCACAGTCTTTTTttagtcacccagacagattcactgattattatcaggtcctgagtagagagagtctgactggacgttgttactgggaggtggagtggagaggaggagttaATGTTGCAGTCGcgtacaagaatatcagcagagcagagattgtgagtgtgtttggacgaaatgacaaatcttggtcaTTATGTTGTAACAATCACAGTTATAAATTTTATCATAACAACGTccaaactcccgtctcaggtcctcggtcctccagagttggagtgtacctggatcacagtgcaggtattctgtccttctacagcgtctctgaaaccatgactctcctccacagagtccagaccacattcactcagcctctctatgctggacttcATGTTAATTGTGGCTCCATTGCTGAGTTCAGTAAAGTCAAATAG